One Actinomyces respiraculi DNA window includes the following coding sequences:
- a CDS encoding transaldolase family protein, with protein MSTEYTPGPLLEASRTTPTVLWNDSADPDEIRQSIAFGGVGATCNPTIAYTCINQKKERWLPRIAEIAEERPEAGESEIGWQVVRELSIEGARLYEDIFEEHHGRNGRLSVQTDPRLARSAKALADQAEEFSRLAKNIIVKIPATKTGIEAIEDATWRGVSVNVTVSFTVAQAVAAGEAIERGLKRREAEGKDVSTMGPVVTLMGGRLDDWLKIVAARDRLFIDPGVFEWAGVAALKRAYHEFQDRGLRARVLSAAFRNVMHWSELVGGDLVVSPPFAWQKRINDSGYTVEPRIDRPVDQRIMDALLRVPEFVRAYEPDGLTVDEFESFGATRRTLRGFLQADADLDALVRDVIMPQP; from the coding sequence ATGAGCACTGAGTACACCCCCGGGCCGCTTCTCGAGGCATCGAGGACCACCCCCACCGTCCTGTGGAACGACTCCGCCGACCCTGACGAGATCCGCCAGTCCATCGCCTTCGGCGGTGTCGGAGCCACCTGCAACCCGACCATCGCCTACACCTGCATCAACCAGAAGAAGGAGCGCTGGCTGCCCCGCATCGCCGAGATCGCCGAGGAGCGGCCTGAGGCCGGCGAGTCCGAGATCGGCTGGCAGGTCGTGCGCGAGCTGTCCATCGAGGGCGCCCGCCTGTATGAGGACATCTTCGAGGAGCACCACGGGCGCAACGGCCGCCTGTCCGTCCAGACCGACCCGCGCCTGGCCCGCAGCGCCAAGGCCCTGGCCGACCAGGCCGAGGAGTTCTCCCGGCTCGCCAAGAACATCATCGTCAAGATCCCCGCCACCAAGACCGGCATCGAGGCCATCGAGGACGCCACCTGGCGAGGCGTGTCCGTCAATGTCACCGTCTCCTTCACCGTCGCCCAGGCCGTCGCCGCCGGCGAGGCCATCGAGCGCGGGCTCAAGCGCCGCGAGGCCGAGGGCAAGGACGTGTCCACCATGGGCCCGGTCGTCACCCTCATGGGCGGGCGCCTGGACGACTGGCTCAAGATCGTCGCCGCCCGCGACCGGCTCTTCATCGACCCGGGTGTCTTCGAGTGGGCCGGCGTCGCCGCCCTCAAGCGCGCCTACCACGAGTTCCAGGACCGCGGCCTGCGGGCGCGCGTGCTGTCCGCCGCCTTCCGCAACGTCATGCACTGGTCCGAGCTCGTCGGCGGCGACCTCGTCGTCTCCCCGCCCTTCGCCTGGCAGAAGCGCATCAACGACTCCGGTTACACGGTGGAGCCGAGGATCGACCGCCCCGTGGACCAGAGGATCATGGACGCGCTGCTGCGCGTGCCTGAGTTCGTGCGCGCCTACGAGCCCGATGGCCTGACGGTCGACGAGTTCGAGTCCTTCGGCGCCACGCGCCGCACCCTGCGCGGCTTCCTGCAGGCCGACGCCGACCTCGACGCCCTCGTGCGCGACGTCATCATGCCCCAGCCCTGA
- the iolG gene encoding inositol 2-dehydrogenase: MLNIAIIGAGRIGHVHARTVAAHPQARLALVCDPFGDAAESLAAEYGARSCKEAEEVFNDPEIDAVIVGSPTPLHIPHLLAAAKAGKAVLCEKPIALDITDVEAAKDELDAITTPVMFGFNRRFDPSFAAVREAVAAGRIGELEQLTIISRDPAAPPVDYVKVSGGIFRDMTIHDFDTARFFLGDIVEVHAVGQNLDEAIKETGDFDAAVVTLRAASGAVATIVNNRHCASGYDQRLEASGRDGALFAENVRATTVRLSNAEVTDAQEPYLDFFLERYADAYRIELSAFIEAVEKGTPTPTTIADAVAALRIAEAATESARTGTVIRLG, from the coding sequence ATGCTCAACATCGCCATCATCGGTGCCGGCCGCATCGGCCACGTCCACGCCCGCACCGTCGCCGCCCACCCTCAGGCCCGCCTGGCCCTCGTCTGCGACCCCTTCGGCGACGCCGCCGAAAGCCTCGCCGCCGAGTACGGCGCCCGCTCCTGCAAGGAGGCCGAGGAGGTCTTCAACGACCCCGAGATCGACGCCGTCATCGTCGGCTCACCGACCCCGCTGCACATCCCGCACCTGCTCGCCGCGGCCAAGGCCGGCAAGGCCGTCCTGTGCGAGAAGCCCATCGCTCTGGACATCACGGACGTCGAGGCCGCCAAGGACGAGCTCGACGCGATCACAACCCCCGTGATGTTCGGTTTCAACCGCCGCTTCGACCCCAGCTTCGCCGCCGTGCGCGAGGCCGTGGCCGCCGGCCGCATCGGCGAGCTGGAGCAGCTGACGATCATCTCGCGCGACCCCGCGGCCCCGCCGGTGGACTACGTCAAGGTCTCGGGCGGCATCTTCCGCGACATGACGATCCACGACTTCGACACGGCCCGCTTCTTCCTCGGTGACATCGTCGAGGTCCACGCCGTCGGGCAGAACCTCGACGAGGCCATCAAGGAGACCGGCGACTTCGACGCCGCCGTCGTCACCCTGCGCGCCGCCTCCGGCGCCGTCGCCACAATCGTCAACAACCGCCACTGCGCCAGCGGCTACGACCAGCGCCTGGAGGCCTCCGGCCGCGACGGCGCGCTCTTCGCCGAGAACGTGCGCGCCACGACGGTGCGCCTGTCCAACGCCGAGGTGACCGACGCCCAGGAGCCGTACCTCGACTTCTTCCTCGAGCGCTACGCCGACGCCTACCGCATCGAGCTGTCCGCCTTCATCGAGGCCGTCGAGAAGGGCACCCCCACCCCGACGACCATCGCCGACGCCGTCGCGGCCCTGCGCATCGCCGAGGCGGCCACCGAGTCCGCCCGCACGGGCACGGTCATCAGGCTCGGCTGA
- a CDS encoding LacI family DNA-binding transcriptional regulator produces MTISTVARRAGRSISTVSAALNGGPGVSQATREEILAIARELGYVADPAARLLRARHTGVIGVSYMPGQAFQVALVDGLYAAAARHSHALSLAAATPRHEEIRGIEELVRERCEGIVVVDSRIGVTELMQACGDLPLLTLCRESQAPGVDIVRSDDARGMSALVDHLVSGGRSDLVHIDGADAPSSSIRAAAFLSATAERGVAGRVVPGDDDEAAGVAAVTDLVRSGALPQALLCFNDHVAIGAVLELRRRGLRVPEDVAVAGFDDIALAGLSALDLTTVRQEVDVITELAVRHLASRLDCGTENPITELPPGVRREERADGASAFIVRPHLVVRGSTA; encoded by the coding sequence GTGACGATCTCGACCGTGGCGCGCCGTGCCGGCCGCTCCATCTCGACGGTCTCCGCTGCCCTCAACGGTGGCCCCGGCGTGTCCCAGGCCACCCGCGAGGAGATCCTCGCCATCGCCCGCGAGCTCGGCTACGTCGCGGACCCCGCCGCGCGCCTCCTGCGTGCCCGGCATACCGGAGTCATCGGGGTCAGCTACATGCCCGGCCAGGCCTTCCAGGTGGCCCTCGTCGACGGCCTCTACGCCGCCGCAGCCCGCCACTCGCACGCGCTCAGCCTGGCTGCTGCCACCCCCCGGCACGAGGAGATCCGGGGCATCGAGGAGCTGGTGCGCGAACGCTGCGAGGGCATCGTCGTCGTCGACTCGCGCATCGGTGTCACCGAGCTCATGCAGGCCTGCGGCGACCTGCCGCTGCTCACCCTGTGCCGCGAGTCCCAAGCCCCGGGCGTGGACATCGTCCGCTCGGACGACGCCCGCGGCATGAGCGCGCTTGTGGACCACCTCGTGTCAGGGGGCCGCAGTGACCTGGTCCACATCGACGGCGCCGACGCCCCCTCCTCGAGTATCCGCGCTGCCGCGTTCCTGAGCGCGACGGCCGAGCGGGGCGTCGCCGGGCGGGTCGTGCCCGGCGACGACGACGAGGCCGCAGGCGTCGCCGCCGTGACGGACCTGGTCCGCAGCGGCGCGCTGCCGCAGGCCCTGCTGTGCTTCAACGACCACGTGGCCATCGGCGCCGTGCTCGAGCTGCGCAGGAGGGGCCTGCGCGTGCCCGAGGACGTCGCCGTCGCAGGCTTTGACGACATCGCGCTGGCCGGGCTCAGCGCCCTCGACCTCACCACTGTGCGCCAGGAGGTCGACGTCATCACCGAGCTGGCCGTGCGCCACCTGGCCAGCCGTCTGGACTGCGGCACCGAGAACCCCATCACCGAGCTGCCGCCGGGCGTGCGCCGCGAGGAGCGTGCCGACGGCGCCTCGGCCTTCATCGTCCGGCCGCACCTGGTCGTGCGGGGCTCGACCGCCTGA
- a CDS encoding Gfo/Idh/MocA family protein: MSTTHAPLAVAVIGAGMAGTTHANAWRQVGTVFDLGLPKVHLAAIADAYEPFAVDAAERYGYAKAVTDWRDIANDPSIDIVSIVVGNALHREIAEAMIRAGKHVLCEKPLADTLENAKAMAEAEAASPGVVTSTGFTYRRNAAVAEIAQLVTTGHLGDISHINARYWCDYGCDPSTPMAWRYSGPMGSGALGDVGSHLIDTAETICGPLVAVSGGALATLITQRPVAAGHVTRGTALDVADAEMAEVTNDDVATFTGHFANGAIGSFSASRIAWNMPNAMMIDVHGSRGRAYWDLARTGEILVDDASAPAGLAGPRQVLVNPTFPYFARGSSMAFGGVGATQIEQFTYQAYAFLQQVAGVPEAEALPRCATFADGYREMRIAAAVAESAATGGTTVDVSGF; encoded by the coding sequence ATGAGCACCACCCACGCACCCCTGGCCGTCGCCGTCATCGGCGCCGGCATGGCCGGAACCACCCACGCCAACGCCTGGCGACAGGTCGGCACCGTCTTCGACCTCGGCCTGCCCAAGGTCCACCTGGCGGCCATCGCAGACGCCTACGAACCCTTCGCCGTCGACGCCGCCGAGCGCTACGGCTACGCCAAGGCCGTCACCGACTGGCGCGACATCGCCAACGACCCGAGCATCGACATCGTCTCCATCGTCGTCGGCAACGCCCTGCACCGCGAGATCGCCGAGGCCATGATCCGCGCCGGCAAGCACGTCCTGTGCGAGAAGCCCCTGGCCGACACCCTCGAGAACGCCAAGGCCATGGCCGAGGCCGAGGCCGCCAGTCCCGGCGTCGTCACCTCCACCGGATTCACCTACCGTCGCAACGCCGCCGTCGCGGAGATCGCACAGCTCGTCACAACCGGCCACCTGGGCGACATCAGCCACATCAACGCCCGCTACTGGTGCGACTACGGCTGCGACCCGAGCACGCCGATGGCCTGGCGCTACTCCGGCCCCATGGGCTCCGGCGCCCTGGGCGACGTCGGCTCCCACCTCATCGACACCGCCGAGACGATCTGCGGCCCACTCGTCGCCGTCTCCGGCGGCGCCCTGGCCACCCTCATCACCCAGCGCCCCGTAGCTGCGGGCCACGTCACCCGCGGCACCGCCCTCGACGTCGCCGACGCCGAGATGGCCGAGGTCACCAACGACGACGTCGCCACCTTCACCGGCCACTTCGCCAACGGGGCCATCGGCTCCTTCTCCGCCTCCCGCATCGCGTGGAACATGCCCAACGCCATGATGATCGACGTCCACGGCTCACGCGGCCGGGCCTACTGGGACCTCGCCCGCACCGGCGAGATCCTCGTCGATGACGCCAGCGCCCCCGCGGGCCTGGCCGGACCCCGCCAGGTCCTCGTCAACCCCACCTTCCCCTACTTCGCGCGCGGATCCTCCATGGCCTTCGGCGGCGTCGGCGCCACCCAGATCGAGCAGTTCACCTACCAGGCCTACGCCTTCCTCCAGCAGGTCGCCGGCGTGCCCGAGGCCGAGGCCCTCCCCCGCTGCGCCACCTTCGCCGACGGCTACCGCGAGATGCGCATCGCCGCGGCCGTCGCCGAGTCCGCGGCCACGGGCGGCACCACCGTCGACGTCTCCGGGTTCTGA
- a CDS encoding sugar phosphate isomerase/epimerase family protein: MALTYGAYTACLGDQTLPQALDTLKAAGLTGAEVNVGGFIPSPHCPVDSLLASATAREDYLGVFADKGMVLSGLNTSGNPTSPLPHEGLKHAEDIRKAIELAGLLGVKEIVTMSGTPGTDPTARYPTWVVNPWNGIDMEILDYQWSVVVPFFKEVDALARDNDVKVCLELHPRNLVFNIPSFERLVEETGATNIRVNMDPSHLFWQQMDPIAATKRLGGLIGHVHAKDTKIFPGVAYRGVLDTDFGHVPAEAEGKVPVAYGYWCNAWPQDPAWRFVALGLGHAIAYWTEFLAAIQQADPDMNVNIEHEDAEYGNVEGLTISATNLLAAAAGL, from the coding sequence ATGGCCCTCACCTACGGCGCCTACACCGCCTGCCTCGGCGACCAGACCCTGCCCCAGGCCCTCGACACCCTCAAGGCCGCCGGCCTGACCGGCGCCGAGGTCAACGTCGGCGGCTTCATCCCCTCGCCCCACTGCCCCGTCGACTCCCTGCTCGCCTCCGCCACCGCCCGCGAGGACTACCTGGGGGTCTTTGCGGACAAGGGCATGGTCTTGTCCGGCCTCAACACCTCCGGCAACCCGACCTCCCCGCTGCCCCACGAGGGCCTCAAGCACGCCGAGGACATCCGCAAGGCCATCGAGCTGGCCGGGCTGCTCGGCGTCAAGGAGATCGTCACGATGTCCGGCACCCCCGGCACGGATCCGACGGCGAGGTACCCCACCTGGGTCGTCAACCCCTGGAACGGCATCGACATGGAGATCCTCGACTACCAGTGGAGCGTCGTCGTGCCCTTCTTCAAGGAGGTCGACGCCCTCGCCCGCGACAACGACGTCAAGGTCTGCCTTGAGCTGCACCCGCGCAACCTCGTCTTCAACATCCCCTCCTTCGAGCGCCTCGTGGAGGAGACCGGCGCGACCAACATCCGCGTCAATATGGACCCGTCCCACCTGTTCTGGCAGCAGATGGACCCCATCGCCGCCACCAAGCGCCTGGGCGGCCTCATCGGCCATGTCCACGCCAAGGACACGAAGATCTTCCCGGGCGTCGCCTACCGCGGCGTGCTCGACACCGACTTCGGCCACGTCCCGGCCGAGGCCGAGGGCAAAGTCCCAGTGGCCTACGGCTACTGGTGCAACGCATGGCCCCAGGACCCCGCCTGGCGCTTCGTCGCCCTCGGTCTGGGCCACGCCATCGCCTACTGGACCGAGTTCCTCGCAGCAATCCAGCAGGCCGACCCCGACATGAACGTCAATATCGAGCACGAGGACGCCGAGTACGGCAACGTCGAGGGCCTGACCATCTCAGCCACCAACCTGCTCGCGGCCGCCGCCGGCCTGTAA
- a CDS encoding LacI family DNA-binding transcriptional regulator, with product MVTQADVARAVGVSRGLVSLALNGSPSVASSTRDRILLTAQRLGYRPNATAASLASGRSGLIGLLLPDLRNPFFDFVAHALQEAVAQRGMTLLVTVGTGARASRRSVDALLALRVEGLVLVSPGLPDEDLRELGEVCPVCLIGRVSPGGRVDTIRLDERAAAEVVISHLVQAGAGRLVYVSPDSEEDPNAIERGHALADAARQRGLRLDTVVDGASGVPGLREQLALADAPGVVAHNDLVALDALGVIGSARHGPGAPLVSYDDTYLASRQEFSLTSVEQPVEVMARDAVRFVCERSGREGDGEVGGARNVTVAPVLAVRRSSRLPS from the coding sequence ATGGTGACGCAGGCTGACGTGGCGCGTGCGGTCGGCGTCTCCCGGGGGCTCGTCTCCCTGGCGCTCAACGGGTCGCCCAGTGTGGCCTCCTCCACACGGGACCGGATTCTCTTGACGGCGCAGAGACTTGGCTACCGCCCCAACGCGACCGCCGCCTCCCTGGCATCGGGGCGCTCGGGACTCATCGGGCTTCTCCTGCCGGACCTGCGCAACCCGTTCTTCGACTTCGTCGCCCACGCGCTCCAGGAGGCCGTCGCCCAGCGGGGCATGACACTGCTCGTGACCGTCGGCACCGGCGCCCGGGCCTCGCGCCGCTCGGTGGACGCCCTGCTGGCGCTGAGGGTTGAGGGCCTGGTCCTGGTCTCTCCCGGCCTGCCGGACGAGGATCTGCGGGAGCTCGGCGAGGTGTGCCCGGTCTGCCTCATCGGACGGGTCAGCCCGGGTGGGCGCGTCGACACCATCCGCCTGGACGAGAGGGCCGCCGCGGAGGTCGTGATCTCGCACCTGGTGCAGGCCGGCGCCGGGCGCCTGGTGTACGTGTCCCCGGACTCCGAGGAGGACCCCAACGCCATCGAGCGGGGTCACGCGCTGGCGGACGCCGCCCGGCAGCGGGGGCTGCGGCTGGACACGGTGGTGGACGGCGCCTCGGGCGTGCCCGGCCTGCGCGAGCAGCTGGCGCTCGCCGACGCACCGGGGGTCGTGGCGCACAACGACCTCGTCGCCCTGGACGCGCTCGGCGTCATCGGCTCCGCCCGGCACGGCCCGGGCGCACCCCTTGTCTCCTACGACGACACCTACCTGGCCAGCCGTCAGGAGTTCTCGCTCACGAGCGTGGAGCAGCCGGTGGAGGTGATGGCCCGGGACGCGGTGCGTTTCGTGTGCGAGCGCTCGGGCCGTGAGGGCGACGGCGAGGTGGGCGGGGCCCGCAACGTCACGGTGGCGCCGGTGTTGGCGGTGCGGCGCTCATCCCGCCTCCCGTCATAG
- the pta gene encoding phosphate acetyltransferase, with protein sequence MARSIYIASPTAGTGKSTITLGLISSLTKVVAKVGVFRPFVGSRHADPSLDLLLARAGSTTPAAQAVGVTWDEYHAAPEESLSRIVDAYRAVAREHDVVVIDGSDGDESGTPRLGLNARVAADMGVPVMLVVSGTQSPQDVRSAVDVAIAEVAEHHARTVAVVANRCAPATRDAVAAALTGIPGVASTTMPEVALLSAPTVREIADALGGTLILGDEALMDREAESLLVGAMDVSHVVERLADGQAVIVPVDRSAVVVSLAAAHASASFPALAALILNGDFAPAPYALSLMKGLDQALPVITTPLGTFEAAQTAGAVTGDLGKASQRKIDVAVTTFEQETDVEALLAALEVEPSEVVTPIMFQAELVERARAQRRTIVLPEPDDDRILHATDAILRRGISDVVLLGDEATVRARAAELGLDVSAARVVATDTPELLDTYAAEFARLRAKKGVTLEQAREKVQDVSYFGTMMVHMGDADGMVSGAVHTTAHTIVPSFQIIKTRPGTSIVSSVFLMLLQDRVLVYGDCAVNPEPTAEELADIAISSAQTARQFGVEPRVAMLSFSTGDSGKGADVDKVRQATEIVRTKAPELAVEGPIQYDAAIDPTVAAKKAPDSAVAGRANVFIFPDLSSGNIGYKAVQRSSGAVAIGPVLQGLNKPVNDLSRGALVEDIVNTVAITAVQAQG encoded by the coding sequence GTGGCGCGCAGCATCTACATCGCCTCACCCACTGCCGGAACCGGCAAGTCCACCATCACTCTCGGTCTCATCTCATCGCTGACGAAGGTCGTCGCGAAGGTCGGTGTCTTCCGTCCCTTCGTCGGCTCGCGGCACGCAGACCCCTCCCTCGACCTGCTGCTGGCCCGCGCCGGCTCCACGACGCCGGCGGCGCAGGCCGTGGGCGTCACCTGGGACGAGTACCACGCCGCCCCGGAGGAGTCCCTGTCGCGCATCGTCGACGCCTACCGCGCCGTCGCCCGGGAGCACGACGTCGTCGTCATCGACGGCTCCGACGGCGACGAGTCGGGCACCCCCCGGCTGGGCCTCAACGCCCGCGTGGCCGCCGACATGGGCGTGCCCGTCATGCTCGTCGTCTCCGGCACCCAGAGCCCGCAGGACGTGCGCTCGGCCGTGGATGTGGCCATCGCCGAGGTTGCTGAGCACCACGCACGCACGGTCGCCGTCGTCGCCAACCGCTGCGCGCCGGCCACGCGCGATGCCGTCGCAGCAGCCCTCACCGGGATCCCCGGGGTGGCCTCGACGACAATGCCCGAGGTGGCCCTGCTCTCGGCCCCCACCGTGCGGGAGATCGCCGACGCTCTGGGAGGCACGCTCATCCTGGGTGACGAGGCGCTCATGGACCGCGAGGCCGAGAGCCTACTCGTCGGCGCCATGGACGTCTCGCACGTCGTCGAGCGCCTCGCCGACGGCCAGGCGGTCATCGTCCCGGTGGACCGCTCCGCCGTCGTCGTCTCCCTGGCGGCCGCCCACGCCTCGGCGAGCTTCCCCGCCCTGGCCGCCCTCATCCTCAACGGCGACTTCGCCCCGGCCCCCTACGCCCTGTCCCTCATGAAGGGTCTGGATCAGGCCCTACCGGTCATCACGACGCCGCTGGGCACCTTCGAGGCGGCCCAGACGGCCGGCGCGGTCACTGGGGACCTGGGCAAGGCCTCGCAGCGCAAGATCGACGTCGCTGTCACCACCTTCGAGCAGGAGACCGACGTCGAGGCGCTGCTGGCCGCGCTCGAGGTCGAGCCCAGCGAGGTGGTCACCCCCATCATGTTCCAGGCCGAGCTCGTTGAGCGCGCCCGGGCCCAGCGCCGCACCATCGTCCTGCCCGAGCCCGACGACGACCGCATCCTGCACGCCACCGACGCGATCCTGCGCCGCGGCATCTCCGACGTCGTCCTCCTGGGCGACGAGGCCACCGTGCGCGCCCGCGCCGCCGAGCTGGGCCTGGACGTGTCGGCCGCGCGCGTGGTCGCCACCGACACCCCCGAGCTGCTGGACACGTACGCCGCCGAGTTCGCCCGCCTGCGTGCCAAGAAGGGCGTCACCCTGGAGCAGGCCCGTGAGAAGGTCCAGGACGTGTCCTACTTCGGCACGATGATGGTCCACATGGGCGACGCCGACGGCATGGTCTCCGGCGCGGTGCACACGACCGCCCACACGATCGTGCCCTCCTTCCAGATCATCAAGACCCGGCCGGGCACCTCCATCGTCTCCTCCGTCTTCCTCATGCTCCTTCAGGACCGCGTGCTCGTCTACGGCGACTGCGCCGTCAACCCTGAGCCCACCGCGGAGGAGCTGGCGGACATCGCGATCTCCTCGGCACAGACGGCCCGCCAGTTCGGCGTCGAGCCGCGCGTGGCCATGCTGTCCTTCTCCACCGGCGACTCCGGCAAGGGCGCGGACGTGGACAAGGTCCGTCAGGCCACGGAGATCGTGCGCACCAAGGCGCCCGAGCTCGCCGTCGAGGGTCCCATCCAGTACGACGCCGCCATTGACCCGACCGTGGCCGCGAAGAAGGCCCCGGACTCGGCTGTGGCTGGGCGTGCGAACGTCTTCATCTTCCCGGACCTGTCCAGCGGCAACATCGGCTACAAGGCCGTCCAGCGCTCCTCGGGCGCCGTGGCCATCGGCCCGGTGCTGCAGGGCCTGAACAAGCCCGTCAACGACCTGTCGCGCGGCGCGCTGGTCGAGGACATCGTCAACACCGTCGCCATCACGGCCGTCCAGGCCCAGGGCTGA
- a CDS encoding acetate/propionate family kinase, producing the protein MTSRTVLVINSGSSSIKYQLVDPDSGAALASGLVERIGDVQGAIIHKVDDAKHVVEEPVPDHGFGLSEVLRLFDEHGPRLSEANIVAVGHRVVQGGRFFNGPALLTDEVVATIEELVPLGPLHNPAHLKGIEVARTLMSDIPQVAVFDTAFFQDLPEEAARYGLNREVADRYSIRRYGAHGTSHQYVSGEISKRLGRDDLKQIVLHLGNGASVSAVVGAHAVETSMGLTPLEGLVMGGRTGDIDPAAVFHLVRVGGMSIDEIDHLFNRESGMKGLTGESDMREVTRMMDEGNQDAIDAMNIYLHRLTKYVGAYTAVMGGLDALTFTAGIGENDARLRAALCERLAYLGVTIDAEANARRSDEPVTISTPESSIVVTVLPTNEELAIARQALTLI; encoded by the coding sequence ATGACCTCGCGCACCGTTCTCGTTATCAACTCTGGCTCCTCCTCGATCAAGTACCAGCTGGTCGATCCCGACTCCGGTGCGGCACTGGCCTCCGGCCTCGTCGAGCGCATCGGCGACGTCCAGGGCGCGATCATCCACAAGGTCGACGATGCCAAGCACGTCGTCGAGGAGCCGGTGCCGGACCACGGCTTCGGCCTGTCCGAGGTCCTGCGTCTGTTCGACGAGCACGGGCCCCGCCTGTCCGAGGCGAACATCGTGGCCGTGGGCCACCGCGTGGTCCAGGGCGGCAGGTTCTTCAATGGCCCGGCGCTGCTCACCGATGAGGTCGTCGCCACCATCGAGGAGCTGGTGCCGTTGGGCCCGCTGCACAACCCGGCGCACCTCAAGGGCATCGAGGTGGCCCGCACCCTCATGAGCGACATCCCCCAGGTGGCCGTCTTCGACACCGCCTTCTTCCAGGACCTGCCGGAGGAGGCCGCCCGCTACGGCCTCAACCGCGAGGTCGCGGACCGCTACTCCATCCGTCGTTACGGCGCCCACGGCACGAGCCACCAGTACGTCTCGGGAGAGATCTCCAAGCGTCTGGGCCGCGACGACCTCAAGCAGATCGTCCTGCACCTGGGCAACGGCGCCTCCGTGTCCGCCGTCGTCGGCGCTCACGCGGTGGAGACCTCCATGGGTCTGACGCCGCTGGAGGGCCTGGTCATGGGTGGGCGCACCGGTGACATCGACCCGGCGGCCGTCTTCCACCTCGTGCGCGTGGGGGGCATGTCGATCGACGAGATCGACCACCTGTTCAACCGTGAGTCCGGCATGAAGGGCCTGACGGGCGAGTCGGACATGCGCGAGGTCACGCGCATGATGGACGAGGGCAACCAGGACGCCATCGACGCGATGAACATCTACCTGCACCGCCTGACCAAGTACGTCGGTGCCTACACGGCAGTCATGGGTGGTCTGGACGCCCTGACCTTCACCGCCGGCATCGGCGAGAACGACGCGCGCCTGCGCGCGGCCCTGTGCGAGCGCCTGGCCTATCTCGGCGTCACGATCGACGCCGAGGCCAACGCGCGCCGCTCGGACGAGCCGGTGACGATCTCGACGCCGGAGTCCTCCATCGTGGTCACGGTGCTGCCGACGAACGAGGAGCTGGCCATCGCCCGCCAGGCCCTGACCCTCATCTGA
- a CDS encoding ribonuclease H family protein, with protein MTIIAAADGSALGNPGPAGWAWYVDESCWAAGGWPESTNNRGELTAVLELLRATAHTGEDLLIQADSQYVINSLTTWMPGWKRRGWRKADGKPVLNDDLMKALDAELAGRKVRFEWVKGHAGHPANERADDCARAAATAYQRGTPVPSGPGWTRGGGAPQSVRGSVPSDGAATSVPRADVVPGATAARRARLRAQQESGGTLF; from the coding sequence ATGACGATCATCGCCGCGGCGGACGGCTCCGCCCTCGGAAACCCCGGCCCCGCAGGCTGGGCCTGGTACGTCGACGAGTCCTGCTGGGCCGCCGGAGGCTGGCCCGAGTCCACCAACAACCGGGGTGAGCTCACCGCCGTCCTGGAGCTGCTGCGCGCCACCGCGCACACGGGTGAGGACCTGCTCATCCAGGCCGACTCTCAGTACGTCATCAACTCCCTCACCACGTGGATGCCGGGCTGGAAGCGACGCGGCTGGCGCAAGGCCGACGGCAAGCCGGTCCTCAATGACGACCTTATGAAGGCCCTTGATGCCGAGCTCGCCGGCCGCAAGGTGCGCTTCGAGTGGGTCAAGGGCCACGCCGGCCACCCGGCCAACGAGCGGGCCGACGACTGCGCCCGGGCCGCCGCCACCGCCTACCAGCGCGGCACGCCGGTGCCCTCGGGCCCGGGATGGACGCGCGGGGGAGGGGCCCCGCAGTCGGTCCGTGGATCCGTGCCGTCCGACGGCGCGGCCACCTCAGTCCCGCGGGCCGATGTCGTGCCCGGCGCGACCGCCGCGCGCCGCGCCCGCCTGCGCGCCCAGCAGGAGTCCGGCGGCACCCTCTTCTGA
- a CDS encoding HPr family phosphocarrier protein: MAQVTATIASRVGLHARPAATFVKAVAEKGVPVTIAKEGGAPVDASSILGVMTLGAGFGDVVTLSSEAEGAEAALDSLKALLETDLDA, translated from the coding sequence ATGGCACAGGTCACCGCAACTATCGCCTCCCGCGTCGGTCTGCACGCCCGCCCCGCCGCCACCTTCGTCAAGGCCGTCGCGGAGAAGGGTGTCCCGGTCACGATCGCCAAGGAGGGCGGCGCCCCCGTCGACGCCTCCTCCATCCTCGGCGTCATGACTCTCGGCGCCGGCTTCGGCGACGTCGTTACCCTCTCCTCCGAGGCCGAGGGTGCTGAGGCCGCCCTCGACTCCCTCAAGGCCCTGCTCGAGACCGACCTCGACGCCTGA